Proteins from one Micromonospora sp. M71_S20 genomic window:
- a CDS encoding ThuA domain-containing protein: MRRLLRPLLGAATAVLAVLACTTPATPASAADAPYDVLVFSKTAGFRHDSIAVGTQAIRDLGAANNFTVTATEDAAQFTTANLSRFEAVVFLNTTGDVLDGAQQSAFESYIGAGGGYVGVHAAADTEYGWSFYGNLVGAYFASHPHIQQANVKAENRAHAATAHLPQTWTRTDEWYNYQTNARSTARVLATLDESSYTGGSMGADHPHSWCKTYSGGRSFYTGGGHTQASYAEPAFRAHLLGGIRYAAGRAKADCRAETGYTALYNGATTGWSQAGPGSFSNADATLTSVGGMGLYWYSAKQFTNYSLKLDWRLAGDDNSGVFIGFPASSDPWSAVNNGYEVQIDATDATDRTTGAVYTFKSADVAARDAALNPPGEWNTYELLVEGERLQVFLNGVKINDFTNTDPVRSLAGHIGLQNHGTGDDASFRNIRIKELGVNPPGGNTTVQAEAFSSAGGVAPFAKAGANGGQTLGHIDPGDWAAYAGADLTGVTSLRARVVSGGPGGTIQVRTGSTTGTVLGSVAVPNTGGWSTFADVTTTLSGVPSGTRDLYLTFAGSGTGLFDVDDFTLVRSGGSGGVGPIRGLGGKCLDVRNGATADGTQIQIQTCNGSAAQTWTVTPNSTVKALGKCLDISGGASADGTKIQLWTCNGTGAQNWSAQADGTLKNPQTGKCLDVSGNNPADGQAVHLWTCHTGANQKWTLP; encoded by the coding sequence ATGCGCAGACTCCTCCGACCCCTCCTCGGCGCGGCCACCGCCGTCCTCGCCGTCCTCGCCTGCACCACCCCGGCCACCCCGGCCAGCGCCGCCGACGCCCCGTACGACGTGCTGGTCTTCTCGAAGACCGCCGGCTTCCGGCACGACTCCATCGCGGTGGGCACCCAGGCGATCCGCGACCTCGGCGCGGCCAACAACTTCACCGTCACCGCCACCGAGGACGCCGCCCAGTTCACCACCGCCAACCTGTCCCGCTTCGAGGCCGTGGTCTTCCTCAACACCACCGGCGACGTGCTCGACGGCGCGCAGCAGAGCGCCTTCGAGTCGTACATCGGCGCTGGCGGCGGGTACGTCGGCGTGCACGCCGCCGCCGACACCGAGTACGGCTGGTCCTTCTACGGCAACCTGGTCGGGGCGTACTTCGCCTCGCACCCGCACATCCAGCAGGCGAACGTCAAGGCGGAGAACCGGGCGCACGCGGCGACCGCGCACCTGCCGCAGACCTGGACCCGCACCGACGAGTGGTACAACTACCAGACCAACGCCCGCTCCACCGCCCGGGTGCTGGCCACCCTCGACGAGTCGTCCTACACGGGCGGCTCGATGGGCGCCGACCACCCGCACTCCTGGTGCAAGACCTACAGCGGCGGCCGGTCCTTCTACACCGGCGGAGGGCACACCCAGGCGTCGTACGCCGAGCCGGCGTTCCGCGCCCACCTGCTCGGCGGCATCCGGTACGCGGCCGGCCGGGCGAAGGCCGACTGCCGGGCCGAGACCGGCTACACCGCGCTCTACAACGGCGCGACCACCGGCTGGTCCCAGGCCGGGCCGGGCAGCTTCAGCAACGCCGACGCCACCCTGACCTCGGTCGGCGGGATGGGCCTCTACTGGTACAGCGCGAAGCAGTTCACCAACTACTCGCTCAAGCTGGACTGGCGGCTCGCCGGCGACGACAACTCCGGCGTCTTCATCGGGTTCCCCGCCTCCAGCGACCCCTGGTCGGCCGTGAACAACGGCTACGAGGTCCAGATCGACGCCACCGACGCGACCGACCGCACCACCGGCGCGGTCTACACCTTCAAGTCCGCCGACGTCGCCGCCCGGGACGCGGCGCTGAACCCGCCGGGGGAGTGGAACACCTACGAGCTGCTCGTCGAGGGCGAGCGCCTCCAGGTCTTCCTGAACGGGGTGAAGATCAACGACTTCACCAACACGGACCCGGTCCGCTCGCTCGCCGGCCACATCGGGCTCCAGAACCACGGCACCGGCGACGACGCCTCGTTCCGCAACATCCGGATCAAGGAACTCGGCGTCAACCCGCCGGGCGGGAACACCACCGTCCAGGCGGAGGCGTTCAGCTCGGCCGGCGGGGTCGCACCGTTCGCCAAGGCCGGCGCCAACGGCGGGCAGACCCTCGGCCACATCGACCCGGGCGACTGGGCCGCGTACGCCGGGGCCGACCTGACCGGCGTGACGTCGCTGCGGGCGCGGGTGGTCTCCGGCGGGCCGGGCGGCACCATCCAGGTGCGTACCGGCTCCACGACCGGCACCGTGCTCGGCTCGGTGGCGGTGCCGAACACGGGTGGCTGGAGCACCTTCGCCGACGTCACGACCACCCTCTCCGGGGTGCCGTCCGGCACCCGGGACCTCTACCTCACCTTCGCCGGGTCGGGCACGGGGCTCTTCGACGTGGACGACTTCACCCTGGTCAGGTCCGGCGGCAGCGGCGGCGTCGGCCCGATCCGCGGCCTGGGCGGCAAGTGCCTGGACGTACGCAACGGCGCCACGGCCGACGGCACCCAGATCCAGATCCAGACCTGCAACGGCTCCGCGGCGCAGACGTGGACGGTGACGCCGAACTCGACCGTGAAGGCGCTGGGCAAGTGCCTGGACATCTCCGGGGGCGCCTCGGCCGACGGAACGAAGATCCAGTTGTGGACGTGCAACGGCACGGGTGCGCAGAACTGGTCGGCGCAGGCGGACGGCACCCTGAAGAACCCGCAGACCGGCAAGTGCCTGGACGTCTCGGGCAACAACCCGGCCGACGGTCAGGCCGTGCACCTGTGGACGTGCCACACCGGCGCCAACCAGAAGTGGACCCTGCCCTGA
- a CDS encoding pitrilysin family protein: MIQELDVDGVPTLLAPTGGPMRAGLTFRVGTADETLARSGITHLLEHLALAPLGLADYHVNGATAPVFTTFHMQGSAQDIATFLTSVCANLTELPTGRLDVEKEILRTEHSSRGTAAVDDIPLWRHGARDFGITSYPEWGLSALTADDLRQWAARWFTRENAVLWIAGKAVPAGLRLTLPPGVRQPVPAASSALPQTPAYFVGGSRAVVLDAVVRRRTAASVFAGVLERELYRALRQDGGLSYQTTAGYEPRGDGHATLRALADALPEKQDAVLGGFVDTLAKLRVGRIEQADLDAVVAKREDFLGTAEVDAARLPSYAFNVLTGERNLTVDEHRAELKAVSTDDVHEVAREALDGALLMVPEGHRADWAGFAAAPTRSADTVAGTPYQEKEGDGELHVGVDGVSWLGHGGPLTVRYAECALMLAWPDGARQLIGEDAISMRIEPTMFDLHPGAIRVIDSQVPADRQVVMPARDPARIPQPRAATAGSGSARREPVKRSWWEIPLMVVSGLAALVIGGGTFLLTLGMFITETAESDEGWLWGVIAVGWLLTVILALPIVLLRRRRR, from the coding sequence ATGATCCAGGAACTGGACGTGGACGGGGTGCCCACGCTGCTCGCCCCCACCGGCGGGCCGATGCGCGCCGGGCTGACCTTCCGGGTCGGCACCGCCGACGAGACGCTGGCCCGCAGCGGCATCACCCACCTGCTGGAACACCTCGCCCTGGCCCCCCTCGGGCTGGCCGACTACCACGTCAACGGCGCCACCGCGCCGGTGTTCACCACGTTCCACATGCAGGGCTCCGCGCAGGACATCGCCACCTTCCTCACCTCGGTCTGCGCCAACCTGACCGAGCTGCCGACCGGCCGGCTGGACGTGGAGAAGGAGATCCTGCGCACCGAGCACAGCAGCCGGGGCACGGCCGCCGTCGACGACATCCCGCTGTGGCGGCACGGCGCCCGCGACTTCGGCATCACCAGCTACCCGGAGTGGGGGCTCTCCGCGCTCACCGCCGACGACCTGCGGCAGTGGGCCGCCCGCTGGTTCACCCGGGAGAACGCGGTGCTCTGGATCGCCGGGAAGGCCGTCCCCGCCGGGCTGCGCCTGACGCTGCCCCCGGGCGTACGGCAGCCGGTGCCGGCGGCGTCGTCGGCGCTGCCGCAGACCCCCGCGTACTTCGTCGGCGGGTCGCGGGCGGTGGTGCTGGACGCCGTCGTGCGGCGCCGGACCGCCGCGAGCGTCTTCGCCGGGGTGCTGGAGCGCGAGCTGTACCGGGCGCTGCGCCAGGACGGCGGGCTCTCCTACCAGACGACGGCGGGCTACGAGCCGCGCGGCGACGGCCACGCGACGCTGCGGGCGCTGGCCGACGCGCTGCCGGAGAAGCAGGACGCCGTGCTCGGCGGCTTCGTCGACACGCTCGCCAAGCTCCGGGTCGGCCGGATCGAACAGGCCGACCTCGACGCCGTCGTGGCGAAACGGGAGGACTTCCTCGGCACCGCCGAGGTGGACGCGGCGCGGCTGCCGTCGTACGCCTTCAACGTGCTCACCGGGGAGCGCAACCTCACGGTCGACGAGCACCGGGCCGAGCTGAAGGCCGTCAGCACGGACGACGTGCACGAGGTGGCCCGCGAGGCGCTGGACGGGGCGCTGCTGATGGTGCCCGAGGGGCACCGGGCCGACTGGGCCGGCTTCGCCGCGGCGCCCACCCGCTCGGCCGACACGGTCGCCGGCACTCCCTACCAGGAGAAGGAGGGCGACGGCGAGCTGCACGTCGGCGTGGACGGCGTGAGCTGGCTCGGCCACGGCGGCCCGCTCACGGTGAGGTACGCCGAATGCGCCCTCATGCTCGCCTGGCCCGACGGCGCCCGGCAGCTCATCGGCGAGGACGCCATCTCGATGCGGATCGAACCGACCATGTTCGACCTGCACCCCGGCGCGATCCGGGTGATCGACTCCCAGGTGCCGGCCGACCGGCAGGTGGTCATGCCGGCCCGCGACCCGGCACGCATCCCGCAGCCACGGGCCGCGACAGCCGGCTCCGGCTCCGCACGGCGGGAGCCGGTGAAGCGCTCCTGGTGGGAGATCCCGCTGATGGTCGTCAGCGGCCTCGCCGCGCTGGTGATCGGCGGGGGAACCTTCCTGCTGACCCTCGGCATGTTCATCACCGAGACCGCCGAGAGCGACGAGGGCTGGCTGTGGGGCGTCATCGCGGTGGGATGGCTGCTCACTGTTATCCTCGCGTTGCCCATCGTGCTGCTACGCCGGCGACGCCGATGA
- a CDS encoding NAD(P)/FAD-dependent oxidoreductase: MLAETDVIVVGGGLAGLAAARRLHRAGVPWRLLEAGGRLGGRVATDAVDGYLLDRGFQVLNTAYPRLGALLDVDRLRLGHFTSGVLVRRGDRLARLVNPLREPTGAPGTALAGVGSLLDRLRFAALATGCATLPKGRLLAAPETSTEAALRRAGLSDAIIEELLRPFLSGVLVDRELETSSHVLAMVLRSFARGRIGLPAEGMAALPHAVADPLPAELIDLDTPVAEVAPGRVRTQAGDLRCRAVVVAVDPPAATTLLPGLPAVRTHSYTTYYHSTQEPPLDEPILLVDGDRREIVANTVVVSRAAPTYAPDGRHLVATSVVGPSAPPEPTVRAELTRLYGRSTADWTHLTTVSIPDALPAAPPPQGRLRKPVALGEGLFVAGDHRDSPSIQGALASGWRAAGAVLSELRTG; encoded by the coding sequence ATGCTCGCGGAGACCGACGTCATCGTGGTCGGCGGCGGCCTGGCCGGGCTCGCCGCGGCCCGGCGGCTGCACCGGGCGGGTGTGCCGTGGCGGCTGCTGGAGGCCGGCGGCCGGCTCGGCGGCCGGGTCGCCACCGACGCGGTCGACGGCTACCTGCTGGACCGGGGCTTCCAGGTGCTCAACACCGCGTACCCACGGCTCGGCGCCCTGCTGGACGTCGACCGGCTGCGCCTCGGACACTTCACGTCCGGCGTGCTGGTGCGCAGGGGCGACCGGCTGGCCCGACTGGTGAACCCGCTGCGCGAACCCACCGGTGCGCCCGGCACCGCGCTGGCCGGCGTCGGCTCCCTGCTCGACCGGCTACGGTTCGCCGCGCTCGCCACGGGCTGCGCCACCCTGCCGAAGGGACGGCTGCTCGCCGCCCCGGAGACCAGCACCGAGGCCGCGCTGCGCCGCGCCGGGCTCTCCGACGCGATCATCGAGGAACTGCTGCGGCCGTTCCTCTCCGGCGTCCTCGTCGACCGGGAACTGGAGACCTCCAGCCACGTGCTGGCGATGGTGCTGCGCTCCTTCGCCCGGGGCCGGATCGGCCTGCCCGCCGAGGGGATGGCCGCGCTGCCCCACGCCGTCGCCGACCCGCTCCCGGCGGAGCTGATCGACCTGGACACCCCGGTCGCCGAGGTCGCGCCCGGCCGGGTCCGCACCCAGGCCGGCGACCTGCGCTGCCGCGCCGTCGTGGTCGCCGTGGACCCGCCGGCGGCGACCACGCTGCTGCCGGGCCTGCCGGCGGTACGCACCCACAGCTACACGACCTACTACCACAGCACGCAGGAGCCGCCGCTCGACGAGCCGATCCTGCTCGTCGACGGGGACCGGCGGGAGATCGTCGCCAACACGGTGGTGGTCAGCAGGGCCGCGCCCACGTACGCGCCGGACGGTCGGCACCTGGTCGCCACCTCCGTGGTCGGTCCGTCGGCCCCGCCCGAGCCGACGGTGCGGGCGGAACTCACCCGGCTCTACGGCCGGTCCACGGCGGACTGGACCCACCTGACCACGGTGTCCATTCCCGACGCGCTACCGGCCGCGCCCCCGCCGCAGGGGCGGTTGCGCAAGCCGGTGGCGCTGGGGGAGGGCCTGTTCGTGGCCGGGGACCACCGCGACAGCCCCTCCATCCAGGGCGCCCTCGCCAGCGGCTGGCGGGCCGCCGGGGCCGTCCTGTCGGAGCTGCGTACCGGCTGA
- a CDS encoding sugar phosphate isomerase/epimerase, producing the protein MARPITLFTGQWADLPFDEVCRLASEWGYDGLEIACWGDHFEVDKALADESYVERKRETLAKHNLKVFAISNHLVGQAVCDHPIDERHQGILPARIWGDGEPEGVRRRAAEEIKDTARAAAKLGVDTVVGFTGSSIWHTLAMFPPVPPSMIERGYQDFADRWNPILDVFDEAGVRFAHEVHPSEIAYDYWTTKRTLEAVGHRPAFGLNWDPSHFVWQELDPVNFIFDFADRIYHVDCKDAKVRTGDGRRGRLASHLPWADMRRGWDFVSTGHGDVPWEDCFRALNAIGYAGPISIEWEDAGMDRLVGAPEALQFVRRLAFDAPAAAFDAAFTSKD; encoded by the coding sequence ATGGCGCGACCCATCACGCTCTTCACCGGCCAGTGGGCCGATCTTCCGTTCGACGAGGTCTGCCGCCTCGCCTCCGAGTGGGGCTACGACGGGCTGGAGATCGCCTGCTGGGGTGACCACTTCGAGGTCGACAAGGCGCTCGCGGACGAGTCGTACGTCGAGCGGAAGCGCGAGACGCTGGCCAAGCACAACCTGAAGGTCTTCGCGATCTCCAACCACCTGGTCGGCCAGGCCGTCTGCGACCACCCGATCGACGAGCGGCACCAGGGCATCCTGCCCGCCCGGATCTGGGGCGACGGCGAGCCCGAGGGGGTACGCCGCCGCGCCGCCGAGGAGATCAAGGACACCGCCCGGGCGGCGGCGAAGCTGGGGGTGGACACCGTCGTCGGCTTCACCGGCTCGTCGATCTGGCACACGCTGGCGATGTTCCCGCCGGTGCCGCCGTCGATGATCGAGCGCGGCTACCAGGACTTCGCCGACCGGTGGAACCCGATCCTGGACGTCTTCGACGAGGCGGGTGTGCGCTTCGCCCACGAGGTGCACCCGAGCGAGATCGCGTACGACTACTGGACGACGAAGCGGACGCTGGAGGCGGTCGGGCACCGGCCCGCGTTCGGGCTGAACTGGGACCCGTCGCACTTCGTCTGGCAGGAACTGGACCCGGTGAACTTCATCTTCGACTTCGCCGACCGGATCTACCACGTCGACTGCAAGGACGCGAAGGTGCGCACCGGGGACGGGCGGCGGGGCCGGCTCGCCTCGCACCTGCCGTGGGCGGACATGCGGCGCGGCTGGGACTTCGTCTCCACCGGCCACGGCGACGTGCCCTGGGAGGACTGCTTCCGGGCGCTGAACGCGATCGGCTACGCCGGCCCGATCTCGATCGAGTGGGAGGACGCCGGGATGGACCGCCTCGTCGGCGCCCCGGAGGCGTTGCAGTTCGTCCGCCGGCTCGCCTTCGACGCCCCGGCGGCGGCCTTCGACGCCGCGTTCACCAGCAAGGACTGA